Below is a window of Mycolicibacterium chitae DNA.
TGCAGGTCCTCGACCAGCTGGAATGCACCGTGATTGCGGCCATGCACGACCTGGACCTGGTCCTGCGACACTTCGACGCGGTCGCCGTCGTCGCCGACGGCGGGATCCTGGCGCACGGCCCGCCCACCGAGGTGCTCGATGCCAGCCTGCTCCGGAAGGTCTTCGAGGTCGCCGGGGACGTCGTCCCGCATCCGGCCACCGGCCTGCCCTATCTCCTGCTCACCCACGTCGACCCGGCGTCCAACTGATCGAAGGTAATCTGATGAAGTTCATTGCCGCTCTGGCCATTCCGGTACTGGCGGGCGGACTGACCGCCTGCGGTTCGGTCTCCGACGACGTGGCGGTCGACACGGTGACGGTCACCAATTGCGGCGCGGAGGTGACGTACGGCCAACCGCTCGAGCGGTTGTTCGTCAACGACGGCGGGATGATCGCGATCGCCCTGGCCGCCGGGGCCCGCGAGCAGATGACCGCGGTGAGTTCCATGGCCCGCGACGTCGACGTCCTTCGGCTGGTGTACGGCGAACAGGTCGACACCCTGAACGAGGTCGCACCCGCCCAGCCGTCACTGGAGAACATCGTCGGCGCCCGGCCGCAGGTGCTCTACGCCGGCTACAACTACGGCATGGGCGAGGCCCGCGGGATCACCCCGGAGATACTGGCGCAGCACGGGATCGACGTCTATCAGCTCTCGGAGGCGTGCCGGCCCGTCGAGGGCGAACGCGTCCGCGGCACCATGGATCCCTGGGTCGCCCTCGACACCGACCTGCGCAACATCGGGACCATCACCGGCAACGCCGATATCGGCGCGCGGGCCGCCGACGAGGTCGCCGAGCGGCTCGAAACCCTGCGCGCCGCACCGCAACCCGAGCAGACGCCGACGGTGTTCGTGTTCGACAGCGGCACCGACACCATCTTCTCGTCCGGGGCCTTCGGCGGGCCGCAGGGCATCATCGACGCGGCCGGGGCGCGCAACGCGACCGAGGACGTGCAGGACACCTGGACCACCGTCAGCTGGGAACGCATCAGCATCGCCGACCCCGACGTCATCGCGTTCGTCGACTATCCGGGCCAGTCCGTCGAGGAGAAGATCGCCGCGCTGCGCGGCAATCCCGCGAGCCGGAACCTGAAGGCGGTCCGGGAGAACCGGTTCATCAACTTCCCCTACGCCATGTGGGTGTCCAGCCCGCTGAACATCGATGCCGCGGAAGTACTGCGGTCGGTGCTCGAAAGCCACGGGCTGGCACCGGAATCGGGGATCACGCCGCAGTTGGACGTCCGTCAGCTCGGTCTGGCCGGTAACGACTGGCTGGAGTAGGGTGACCCGGCACGCTTCGGGCCTCAGTTCTGGCGCGGCAGCATCTCTCGAACGAATTCGTCGATGAAGTCCGCACCGCCGCTGCCGCCCGCGGGTCTGATCACGAACTTCGTCAATCCGGCTTCCAGATAACCGTCGATCTGGCGATGCAACTGCGACCAGTCCGTCGCGACGAGCTCCGAAGGGTCGACATCGGGGCGCTGGCGACGGATCGCATCCAGCGCCTGCTGTGGCAGCGCGCCGTCGCCGACGGCAATGTTGATCCCGTAGTGATCCTCGGGCACCGCGCGTCCAGCCGCCCCAGCCGCGGCGCGGATGGCCGCCACCGCTCCCCCGGCTTCCGTGGGTGTCAGGAAGCTGCCGAGCCATCCATCGGCGTAGGTACCGACTCGTTGGTATCCGGCCGGTGACGAGCCACCAAGCCAGATATCCAGCGGCTTGACCGGTTTAGGGAGGATCTCGACGTCCCGCACGGAGAAGAATGCGCCGGTGAACGTGACGTTGTGGTCGTGCAGCACGGTTCTCAGCAGCGCCAGCGACTCGTCGAACACGGCGGCCCGTTGGCCCGTGGGCACCTCGAAGAGCTCGCGCTCGGCGGGTACCGCCGAGCGGAGCCCGAATACCGGTAACACCCGGCTGGGCGCGAGCGCCGCCAGCGAAGCCAGTTGTTTGGCGACCAGCACCGGGTGCCGGCCCGGCAGCACTGCCACCGACGTGCCCACCTTCAACTGCGTGGTGCGGGCCAGGGCGAATGCCATACCGATGAA
It encodes the following:
- a CDS encoding TIGR03854 family LLM class F420-dependent oxidoreductase, whose amino-acid sequence is MKVRFGVSVGLDVPPADLSGTVDRLEDAGIDSLWFSELLYTPAVDPFIGMAFALARTTQLKVGTSVAVLPGRHPVLVAKQLASLAALAPSRVLPVFGLRSAVPAERELFEVPTGQRAAVFDESLALLRTVLHDHNVTFTGAFFSVRDVEILPKPVKPLDIWLGGSSPAGYQRVGTYADGWLGSFLTPTEAGGAVAAIRAAAGAAGRAVPEDHYGINIAVGDGALPQQALDAIRRQRPDVDPSELVATDWSQLHRQIDGYLEAGLTKFVIRPAGGSGGADFIDEFVREMLPRQN
- a CDS encoding ABC transporter substrate-binding protein, with product MKFIAALAIPVLAGGLTACGSVSDDVAVDTVTVTNCGAEVTYGQPLERLFVNDGGMIAIALAAGAREQMTAVSSMARDVDVLRLVYGEQVDTLNEVAPAQPSLENIVGARPQVLYAGYNYGMGEARGITPEILAQHGIDVYQLSEACRPVEGERVRGTMDPWVALDTDLRNIGTITGNADIGARAADEVAERLETLRAAPQPEQTPTVFVFDSGTDTIFSSGAFGGPQGIIDAAGARNATEDVQDTWTTVSWERISIADPDVIAFVDYPGQSVEEKIAALRGNPASRNLKAVRENRFINFPYAMWVSSPLNIDAAEVLRSVLESHGLAPESGITPQLDVRQLGLAGNDWLE